The proteins below come from a single Jaculus jaculus isolate mJacJac1 chromosome X, mJacJac1.mat.Y.cur, whole genome shotgun sequence genomic window:
- the LOC101595569 gene encoding LOW QUALITY PROTEIN: small ubiquitin-related modifier 2 (The sequence of the model RefSeq protein was modified relative to this genomic sequence to represent the inferred CDS: inserted 1 base in 1 codon) produces the protein MADEKPKEGVKTENNDHINLKVAGXDGSVVQFKIKRHTPLSKLMKAYCERQGLSMREIRVRFDGQPINETDTPAQLEMEDEDTIDVFQQQTGSVY, from the exons ATGGCCGACGAGAAACCCAAGGAAGGAGTCAAGACTGAGAACAACGATCATATTAATTTGAAGGTTGCGG CAGATGGTTCTGTGGTGCAGTTTAAGATTAAGAGGCATACACCACTTAGTAAACTAATGAAAGCCTATTGTGAACGACAGGGTTTGTCAATGAGGGAGATCAGAGTCCGATTTGACGGGCAGCCAATCAATGAAACAGACACACCTGCACAGTTGGAAATGGAAGATGAAGATACAATTGATGTGTTCCAGCAACAGACAGGAAGTGTCTACTAA